From Heteronotia binoei isolate CCM8104 ecotype False Entrance Well chromosome 12, APGP_CSIRO_Hbin_v1, whole genome shotgun sequence, the proteins below share one genomic window:
- the MSANTD2 gene encoding myb/SANT-like DNA-binding domain-containing protein 2 isoform X3: MAAPCGSSQLQATESPLKIPKMEVLSPGSPGALSDGNPSLSDPSTPSGASPLGPAGPGSVAAGVSTGVGAGSGGGGAGGRGGASPSVSFSPGGTATTAACRGMSWTPAETNALIAVWGNERLVEARYQQLEGAGTVFGSKAPGPAMYERVSRALAELGYERTPSQCRERIKLPKRQS; the protein is encoded by the coding sequence ATGGCGGCGCCCTGTGGCTCCTCACAGCTCCAAGCCACCGAGTCGCCGCTGAAGATCCCCAAGATGGAGGTGCTGTCTCCCGGCTCGCCCGGGGCGCTCAGCGACGGCAACCCCAGCCTCTCCGACCCCTCCACGCCCAGCGGCGCCTCCCCGCTAGGCCCCGCCGGCCCGGGCTCGGTGGCCGCGGGGGTTTCGACGGGGGTCGGGGCTGGCTCGGGGGGAGGCGGCGCCGGGGGCCGCGGCGGAGCCTCGCCGTCCGTCTCCTTTTCGCCCGGCGGCACAGCCACCACCGCCGCCTGCCGAGGCATGTCGTGGACGCCGGCCGAGACCAACGCGCTGATCGCCGTGTGGGGCAACGAGCGGCTGGTGGAGGCGCGCTACCAGCAGTTGGAGGGCGCCGGCACCGTCTTCGGCAGCAAGGCCCCCGGGCCCGCCATGTACGAGCGCGTCTCCCGGGCCCTGGCCGAGCTGGGCTACGAGCGGACACCGTCCCAGTGCCGGGAGCGCATCAAG
- the MSANTD2 gene encoding myb/SANT-like DNA-binding domain-containing protein 2 isoform X2, with the protein MAAPCGSSQLQATESPLKIPKMEVLSPGSPGALSDGNPSLSDPSTPSGASPLGPAGPGSVAAGVSTGVGAGSGGGGAGGRGGASPSVSFSPGGTATTAACRGMSWTPAETNALIAVWGNERLVEARYQQLEGAGTVFGSKAPGPAMYERVSRALAELGYERTPSQCRERIKQLPKRQS; encoded by the coding sequence ATGGCGGCGCCCTGTGGCTCCTCACAGCTCCAAGCCACCGAGTCGCCGCTGAAGATCCCCAAGATGGAGGTGCTGTCTCCCGGCTCGCCCGGGGCGCTCAGCGACGGCAACCCCAGCCTCTCCGACCCCTCCACGCCCAGCGGCGCCTCCCCGCTAGGCCCCGCCGGCCCGGGCTCGGTGGCCGCGGGGGTTTCGACGGGGGTCGGGGCTGGCTCGGGGGGAGGCGGCGCCGGGGGCCGCGGCGGAGCCTCGCCGTCCGTCTCCTTTTCGCCCGGCGGCACAGCCACCACCGCCGCCTGCCGAGGCATGTCGTGGACGCCGGCCGAGACCAACGCGCTGATCGCCGTGTGGGGCAACGAGCGGCTGGTGGAGGCGCGCTACCAGCAGTTGGAGGGCGCCGGCACCGTCTTCGGCAGCAAGGCCCCCGGGCCCGCCATGTACGAGCGCGTCTCCCGGGCCCTGGCCGAGCTGGGCTACGAGCGGACACCGTCCCAGTGCCGGGAGCGCATCAAG